A window from Planctomycetota bacterium encodes these proteins:
- a CDS encoding ABC transporter substrate-binding protein yields the protein MLTLLVGGTAFAQTGPITVEDERGRTLTFDTSPQRFAACSSFALETLMALGVEPVVRIHTPPVFPPEAESIPVVARSHSTGPDVEMLIATAPDAILLHNVFGEFADTVQSSVGVPVVLHQVKSLADIDRYVGMLGRLAGKTDRANELLGELHATIDWMRNQPQPARAPKALALLGTSDTWYAYRRNAFMGDLLEVLGVENVAAEAEAHAKHRTLAPLDLERIVEQDPDVLFVIPYGGVDPDTIENFMAHPAFASLRAVRDGRVYVLTDRIYSSHAGLRSGEALRTLYGLIYPDRPSPPGTFAANSP from the coding sequence ATGCTCACCCTCTTGGTCGGCGGCACCGCCTTCGCACAAACCGGGCCGATCACCGTAGAAGATGAACGGGGCCGTACGCTGACGTTTGACACATCACCGCAGCGATTCGCCGCCTGCTCGTCGTTTGCGTTGGAGACGCTCATGGCCCTGGGCGTCGAGCCCGTGGTCCGCATCCACACGCCGCCGGTCTTTCCGCCCGAGGCCGAGTCGATCCCCGTGGTCGCTCGTTCGCACAGCACCGGCCCCGACGTCGAGATGCTCATCGCGACCGCGCCCGACGCGATCCTTCTGCACAACGTCTTTGGCGAATTCGCCGACACCGTGCAGAGCTCCGTCGGCGTGCCCGTCGTGTTGCACCAAGTCAAATCGCTCGCCGATATCGATCGGTACGTCGGCATGCTCGGTCGACTCGCCGGGAAGACCGACCGGGCGAACGAACTGCTTGGCGAGTTGCACGCGACCATCGACTGGATGCGGAACCAACCCCAGCCCGCTCGTGCGCCCAAGGCCCTCGCGCTGCTCGGCACGTCCGACACCTGGTACGCCTATCGCCGCAACGCGTTCATGGGCGACCTGCTCGAGGTGCTGGGCGTCGAGAACGTTGCCGCGGAAGCCGAGGCTCACGCTAAGCACCGCACGCTCGCTCCGCTCGATCTCGAACGCATCGTCGAGCAAGACCCCGACGTCCTCTTCGTGATCCCCTACGGCGGGGTGGACCCGGACACGATCGAGAACTTCATGGCCCATCCCGCGTTCGCGTCGCTCCGGGCCGTGCGGGACGGCCGGGTTTACGTCCTGACCGACCGAATCTATAGCTCGCACGCGGGGCTTCGGTCTGGCGAAGCGCTGCGAACGCTCTACGGCCTGATCTATCCCGACCGACCGAGCCCGCCCGGGACGTTCGCAGCGAACTCACCGTGA
- a CDS encoding iron ABC transporter permease: protein MTSLTSTPDDPVEPHKPRWSRVAVSLVVLLALVAVGTVVAVATGSSGRPIAEVLASLTRFDALHSLDASPTDRIVWNVRLPRVALGLLVGCNLAVAGVLLQGIMRNPLASPGIIGVTVGAALFASLAILGVTDLIGIPWLATLSLPMMAFIGALLATMLVYVMSWQPGVGTSPTRMILAGVAVTAMLGAFQSFLSVYFADRIQGVVLWLSGSLNARSWNHLPMIWPFTILGLVIAALLVRPLNLLQLGDDSAAALGVPVQTVRIGAIVAAALLTASAVCVAGVVGFVGLVVPHIVRTAVARDHAGLIPAAALGGAALVVWSDAAARQLDEMPVGILTALIGGPYFVFLLYRKKLI, encoded by the coding sequence GTGACTTCGCTTACCTCTACCCCAGACGATCCGGTCGAGCCGCACAAGCCGCGGTGGAGCCGTGTCGCCGTCAGCCTCGTTGTCCTGCTTGCGTTGGTCGCCGTCGGAACGGTTGTCGCCGTCGCCACCGGCAGTTCCGGGCGACCCATCGCCGAAGTCCTCGCGTCGCTCACCCGATTCGACGCGCTGCACTCCCTCGACGCCAGCCCGACCGACCGCATCGTCTGGAACGTTCGCCTCCCGCGCGTCGCCCTCGGCCTGCTCGTTGGATGCAACCTCGCGGTTGCCGGGGTCCTACTTCAGGGCATCATGCGTAACCCGCTCGCCTCGCCGGGCATCATCGGTGTCACCGTCGGGGCGGCCCTCTTCGCGTCGCTGGCCATCCTCGGCGTCACCGATCTCATCGGTATCCCGTGGCTCGCCACGCTCTCGCTGCCGATGATGGCCTTTATCGGCGCGCTGCTCGCCACGATGCTCGTCTACGTCATGTCCTGGCAACCGGGCGTCGGCACGTCGCCCACCCGCATGATCCTCGCCGGCGTCGCCGTCACCGCCATGCTCGGCGCCTTCCAGTCTTTTCTCTCCGTCTATTTCGCCGATCGCATTCAGGGTGTGGTCTTGTGGCTATCCGGCTCGCTCAACGCTCGCAGCTGGAACCACCTGCCCATGATCTGGCCGTTCACGATCCTCGGTCTCGTGATCGCCGCGCTGCTCGTCCGCCCGCTCAACCTTCTGCAACTCGGCGACGACTCCGCCGCCGCTCTGGGCGTGCCCGTCCAAACCGTTCGTATCGGGGCGATCGTCGCCGCCGCGCTGCTCACCGCCTCGGCCGTCTGCGTTGCCGGCGTCGTCGGCTTCGTGGGCTTGGTCGTCCCGCACATCGTCCGCACCGCCGTCGCCCGCGACCACGCCGGCCTCATCCCCGCCGCTGCGCTCGGCGGAGCCGCGCTGGTCGTCTG